A genome region from Akkermansiaceae bacterium includes the following:
- a CDS encoding metalloregulator ArsR/SmtB family transcription factor: protein MESIIKSLKLVSDPTRLRILSLLLQDALTVAELQEIMGMGQSRISTQLSQLKAAGLVNDERSGKNNVYSADIPDALLPITLRAAGEIPELGADNTALRHILSKRKDYARAYFDELAGRFGKDYVPGRSWKALAEALIKVLNYRRVADLGAGEGTLSQLLAQRAEKVIAIDLSPKMVDYAQKLAVANGLTNLEFRIGDIEEPPIDAESIDLAILSQALHHAENPQRAIDSAFRILRPGGRLIILDLLQHNFPEARELYADRWLGFSESHIHSMMQKSGFQGIETLIADKEETAPKFQTLLALASR from the coding sequence ATGGAGTCAATCATCAAATCCCTGAAATTGGTTTCCGATCCCACAAGGCTCCGCATCCTGTCGCTGCTCCTCCAGGACGCGCTGACCGTGGCCGAGCTTCAGGAAATCATGGGGATGGGGCAGAGCCGCATTTCCACCCAGCTCTCCCAGCTCAAGGCCGCTGGGCTGGTGAACGATGAACGAAGCGGGAAAAACAACGTCTATTCCGCCGACATACCCGATGCCCTGCTGCCGATCACGCTCCGAGCGGCGGGGGAGATCCCGGAGCTTGGAGCGGACAACACCGCCCTGCGCCACATCCTCTCCAAGCGCAAGGACTACGCCCGCGCCTACTTCGATGAGCTGGCAGGCCGTTTCGGGAAAGACTACGTGCCGGGCCGCTCCTGGAAAGCCCTCGCCGAAGCGCTCATCAAGGTTCTCAATTACCGCCGCGTGGCCGATCTCGGCGCAGGCGAGGGCACGCTCTCGCAGCTCCTCGCGCAGCGTGCCGAAAAGGTGATCGCCATCGACCTATCCCCGAAAATGGTGGATTACGCCCAGAAACTGGCCGTCGCAAACGGGCTCACCAACCTCGAATTCCGCATCGGTGACATCGAAGAGCCACCCATCGACGCCGAATCAATCGACCTCGCCATCCTCAGCCAGGCGCTCCATCACGCGGAGAACCCGCAGCGTGCCATCGACTCGGCGTTCCGCATCCTCCGGCCCGGCGGCAGGCTGATCATCCTCGATCTGCTGCAGCACAATTTTCCCGAAGCGCGCGAGCTCTACGCAGACCGCTGGCTCGGGTTTTCCGAGAGCCATATCCACTCCATGATGCAGAAATCCGGCTTCCAGGGGATCGAAACGCTCATCGCCGACAAGGAGGAGACCGCACCAAAATTCCAGACATTGCTGGCGCTCGCATCGAGGTGA
- a CDS encoding RNA polymerase sigma factor — MSEFAELVDAHYQALYRFGYSLTRSPDRASDLVQETFCIWAEKNAQLRDRSKAKTWLFTTLHREFLGQRRKMSRFSDEPVDENRMGEQELGEDGAERQMDGQRAVELLGEMDEIYQAPLALFYLQQHSYKEIAEILDVPIGTVMSRLSRGKEMLRKRMVAEPSSGPKNLVDVKPELFEHRNG; from the coding sequence ATGAGCGAATTCGCGGAATTGGTTGATGCCCATTATCAGGCGCTATATCGGTTCGGTTACTCCCTGACGAGGAGCCCGGACCGGGCCTCGGATCTTGTGCAGGAGACATTCTGCATCTGGGCGGAGAAGAACGCCCAGCTGCGTGACAGGAGCAAGGCGAAGACCTGGCTTTTCACGACGCTGCACCGGGAGTTCCTCGGGCAGAGGAGGAAGATGTCGCGGTTTTCCGACGAGCCGGTGGATGAGAACCGCATGGGCGAGCAGGAGTTGGGGGAGGACGGCGCGGAGCGCCAGATGGACGGGCAGCGCGCCGTGGAGTTGCTGGGGGAGATGGATGAGATCTATCAGGCACCGCTGGCGCTTTTCTACCTGCAGCAGCACAGCTACAAGGAAATCGCCGAGATCCTCGATGTCCCGATAGGGACGGTGATGTCGCGGCTTTCGCGGGGTAAGGAAATGCTGAGGAAAAGGATGGTTGCGGAGCCCTCTAGCGGCCCCAAGAACCTTGTAGATGTGAAACCGGAACTTTTTGAACACAGAAATGGATAG
- a CDS encoding methionine adenosyltransferase, whose amino-acid sequence MSTYIFSSESVGEGHPDKVSDTISDAILDACLAIDPKSRVACETFVKSNIVVVGGEITIPKLQDKKKGTTKPIDEVINIGKVIRDAVRGIGYTNSDDVFHADTLFINNYLTIQSPDIAQGVDAKAAEGKKTAKQGAGDQGIMFGYACNETPELMPAPIMFAHRLGREMTRIRKAGKLAPWLRPDAKTQVSVEYVDGKPTRIVNVVISTQHTADVTHAEIEKFCIEQVIKKVLPKEMLTSKTEFLINPTGKFVIGGPQGDSGLTGRKIIVDTYGGSGRHGGGAFSGKDPSKVDRSAAYMGRWVAKNVVAAGLAEKCEVQFAYAIGHPEPVSVHIDTFGTGTVDDAKILGAVLKVFSFNPADIVKQLNLLRPIYSKTTNYGHFGKEDSDITWEKTDKASALKKAIA is encoded by the coding sequence ATGAGCACCTACATATTCTCCTCAGAATCCGTCGGCGAAGGCCACCCGGACAAGGTTTCGGACACCATCTCCGATGCCATCCTCGACGCCTGCCTGGCCATCGATCCAAAGAGTCGCGTTGCCTGCGAGACCTTCGTGAAAAGCAACATCGTCGTCGTCGGCGGTGAGATCACGATCCCGAAACTCCAGGACAAGAAGAAAGGCACGACCAAGCCGATCGACGAAGTGATCAACATCGGCAAGGTGATCCGTGATGCAGTCCGCGGCATCGGCTACACGAACAGCGACGATGTCTTCCACGCCGACACTCTTTTCATCAACAACTATCTCACCATCCAGAGCCCGGACATCGCACAAGGCGTTGACGCAAAGGCGGCGGAAGGTAAGAAAACCGCCAAGCAGGGAGCCGGCGACCAGGGCATCATGTTCGGCTACGCCTGCAACGAGACCCCTGAGCTGATGCCTGCGCCGATCATGTTCGCGCACCGCCTCGGCCGTGAGATGACCCGCATCCGCAAGGCCGGCAAGCTCGCACCTTGGCTGCGCCCGGATGCCAAGACGCAGGTCTCCGTCGAATACGTCGATGGCAAGCCGACCCGCATCGTCAATGTTGTCATCTCCACCCAGCACACCGCGGATGTGACCCACGCGGAGATCGAGAAATTCTGCATCGAGCAGGTCATCAAGAAAGTGCTCCCGAAGGAAATGCTCACCTCGAAAACCGAGTTTCTCATCAATCCCACCGGCAAGTTCGTCATCGGCGGGCCCCAGGGCGACAGCGGCCTGACCGGGCGCAAGATCATCGTCGATACCTACGGAGGCAGCGGCCGCCACGGCGGCGGCGCCTTCTCCGGAAAGGATCCCTCGAAGGTCGACCGCTCCGCCGCCTACATGGGCCGTTGGGTCGCGAAAAATGTCGTCGCAGCCGGTCTCGCAGAGAAGTGCGAGGTGCAGTTCGCCTATGCGATCGGCCATCCCGAACCGGTCAGCGTCCACATCGACACCTTCGGCACCGGCACCGTCGATGACGCGAAGATCCTCGGCGCCGTGCTCAAGGTTTTCTCCTTCAATCCCGCGGACATCGTCAAGCAGCTCAACCTGCTCCGCCCCATCTACTCGAAGACCACCAACTACGGCCACTTCGGCAAGGAGGATTCCGACATCACATGGGAGAAGACCGACAAGGCCTCCGCCCTCAAGAAGGCAATCGCCTGA
- a CDS encoding CIA30 family protein, whose product MAIATACLTLTLVPGTAFAKPGSVAEFSPDESRKLGWQVVNDGVMGGLSKGKLSIGADGILSFSGNLSLENNGGFSSLRTNDVSLDLSDAKGLAARVKGDGRTYQIRLATDARFRGMEVSFSADFPTEKGKWTEVEIPFSDFTGSFRGMSLNNENSTPAKIRRLGILLGDKKAGAFEMQIDWIRTYGANKQEDGNSILSAAAKDGRFKTLAAAIQSAGLAETLSGDGPLTVFAPTDEAFAKLPQGTVGDLLKPENIDQLKAVITMHVTRGKAGLADALKSGSVKSLQGSPLNIAFAKGRVRVNDAAILDADLACGNGVIHVIDSVLLPPPPENDILAVAEKNGNFKTLIAAVKAAGLVDALSADGPITILAPTDEAFDRLPEGTVESLLQKENLGKLRSILTGHAIPGKVSAGDALNARKAKSISGQTINFAIKDGTLKANSSTILSTDIACDNGIIHIIDAVLLPEGNDKKSDAPASALKSIENAIDRGVPIYNSGDPAKCAAIYRECLMSLSKDKSLDARLREMLSTVAERGSRHDNAEDQAWLYRSALDKAYAIIGQD is encoded by the coding sequence ATGGCCATTGCAACCGCATGCCTCACCCTCACCCTCGTGCCAGGCACCGCCTTCGCAAAACCCGGATCCGTCGCCGAGTTCTCCCCGGATGAGTCACGCAAACTCGGATGGCAGGTCGTGAACGACGGCGTCATGGGCGGCCTTTCCAAAGGCAAGCTCTCGATCGGCGCGGACGGCATACTCAGCTTCAGCGGGAACCTCTCGCTTGAGAACAACGGCGGATTCTCCTCCCTGAGGACGAATGATGTTTCCCTCGATCTGAGCGATGCGAAAGGCCTCGCCGCCCGCGTCAAGGGCGATGGCCGCACCTACCAGATCCGACTCGCCACCGATGCACGCTTCCGTGGCATGGAGGTTTCCTTCTCCGCTGATTTCCCCACGGAAAAAGGCAAATGGACCGAGGTGGAAATCCCGTTTTCCGACTTCACAGGAAGCTTCCGCGGCATGAGCCTCAATAACGAAAATTCGACCCCTGCCAAGATCCGCCGCCTCGGGATACTTCTCGGCGACAAGAAAGCGGGCGCCTTCGAAATGCAGATCGACTGGATCAGGACATACGGTGCGAACAAGCAAGAGGACGGCAATTCCATCCTCTCCGCCGCCGCAAAGGACGGTCGCTTCAAGACCCTCGCCGCCGCGATCCAATCCGCAGGCCTCGCGGAAACCCTCTCCGGAGATGGCCCCTTGACCGTCTTCGCTCCCACGGACGAGGCTTTCGCAAAACTGCCGCAAGGCACCGTCGGGGATCTGCTCAAGCCGGAGAACATCGACCAACTCAAAGCTGTCATCACCATGCACGTCACCCGTGGAAAAGCCGGGCTGGCCGATGCGCTCAAGTCAGGCAGCGTGAAATCGCTCCAAGGCTCTCCGCTCAACATCGCCTTCGCCAAAGGCCGGGTGCGCGTCAACGATGCCGCCATCCTTGACGCGGATCTAGCCTGCGGGAACGGTGTCATCCATGTGATCGATTCCGTCCTCCTTCCGCCGCCGCCGGAAAACGACATCCTCGCGGTCGCGGAAAAAAACGGGAATTTCAAGACACTCATCGCCGCCGTCAAGGCTGCCGGCCTCGTCGATGCCCTCAGCGCCGATGGACCCATCACCATCCTCGCACCCACCGACGAGGCATTCGATCGTCTTCCGGAGGGAACCGTGGAATCCCTCCTGCAAAAGGAAAACCTCGGGAAACTCCGGTCCATCCTCACCGGTCATGCCATCCCCGGGAAAGTATCCGCAGGTGATGCCCTCAACGCCCGCAAGGCAAAATCCATCTCCGGACAGACGATCAACTTCGCCATCAAGGACGGCACTTTGAAAGCGAACTCATCCACCATCCTATCCACCGATATCGCCTGCGACAACGGCATCATCCACATCATCGACGCCGTCCTCCTGCCTGAAGGAAATGACAAAAAATCGGACGCACCCGCCAGCGCCCTGAAAAGCATCGAGAACGCCATCGACCGCGGGGTGCCGATCTACAATTCCGGAGACCCTGCGAAGTGCGCAGCCATCTACCGTGAGTGCCTCATGTCCCTCTCCAAGGACAAATCCCTCGATGCCAGGCTACGCGAAATGCTCTCCACGGTCGCCGAGCGCGGCTCCCGACATGACAACGCGGAAGACCAGGCCTGGCTGTACCGCAGCGCGCTGGACAAGGCATACGCCATCATCGGACAGGACTGA
- a CDS encoding 5-formyltetrahydrofolate cyclo-ligase: MGEWQVTNPDDLLACHLVGPFAKAYLKDRLREDLRRRVAEYPDGDDAAVVREIAAYLAERPALKVVAVFAALPGEVNLRALPGVIERVWVFPRVEGEELVFHEVGDFEKDLKKGKFGILEPKAKLRRVRIDEVDLFLCPGLGFDLKGGRIGRGKGFYDRMLERARPDAVKLGVCYGYQLVESIVMEEHDARMNGVIAG, from the coding sequence ATGGGCGAGTGGCAAGTGACAAATCCCGACGACCTTCTGGCCTGCCATCTTGTCGGACCGTTTGCGAAGGCGTATCTGAAGGACAGGCTGCGGGAGGATCTGCGGCGAAGGGTCGCGGAATACCCGGATGGCGACGATGCGGCGGTGGTGAGGGAGATTGCGGCGTATCTTGCGGAAAGGCCGGCGCTGAAAGTGGTTGCGGTGTTTGCGGCGCTGCCGGGGGAGGTGAATCTGCGGGCGCTGCCGGGTGTGATCGAGAGGGTCTGGGTTTTTCCCAGGGTGGAGGGGGAGGAGTTGGTTTTCCATGAGGTGGGGGATTTTGAAAAGGATCTGAAAAAGGGGAAATTCGGGATCCTGGAGCCGAAGGCGAAGCTAAGGAGGGTGAGGATCGATGAGGTGGATCTCTTTCTCTGCCCGGGGCTGGGCTTTGACCTGAAGGGCGGGAGGATAGGCAGGGGCAAGGGTTTTTACGACAGGATGCTGGAGCGGGCGCGCCCGGATGCGGTGAAGCTTGGGGTTTGCTACGGCTACCAGCTGGTGGAATCGATCGTCATGGAGGAGCATGACGCAAGGATGAACGGGGTCATCGCGGGCTGA
- a CDS encoding SDR family oxidoreductase: MTKNTLLLGGNSGIGLATAKLLLSTGHSLTAASRSSGQLTELGIHVQPFDAENPSPIELPETLDGLIYFPGTINLKPFHRLTAEDFLRDFQVNCLGAVAAIQQALPALKKSPAASIVLFSTVAVAQGMAFHASIAAAKAAVEGLGRSLAAELAPKIRVNVIAPSLTDTPLASTLLGNDAKMEAAEKRHPLQAVGNPKDVARLAAFLLSDESAFITGQILRPDGGLSSIRTF; encoded by the coding sequence ATGACGAAAAACACATTGCTGTTAGGCGGGAATTCCGGGATCGGCCTGGCCACCGCAAAGCTCCTGCTAAGCACCGGCCATTCCCTCACCGCCGCCTCGCGCTCATCCGGGCAACTCACCGAACTCGGCATCCACGTCCAACCCTTCGATGCGGAAAACCCCTCCCCCATCGAACTCCCCGAAACGCTCGACGGGCTGATCTACTTCCCCGGCACGATCAACCTCAAGCCGTTCCACCGCCTGACAGCCGAGGATTTCCTCCGCGATTTCCAGGTCAACTGCCTCGGAGCGGTAGCCGCCATCCAGCAAGCCCTCCCCGCCCTGAAAAAATCCCCCGCCGCATCCATCGTGCTTTTCTCAACCGTTGCCGTCGCACAGGGCATGGCTTTCCACGCCTCCATCGCCGCCGCCAAGGCAGCCGTCGAGGGGCTCGGGAGATCGCTCGCCGCGGAGCTGGCACCTAAGATCCGCGTGAACGTGATCGCTCCCTCCCTCACCGACACCCCGCTTGCCTCCACGCTCCTTGGAAACGATGCGAAGATGGAGGCCGCCGAAAAGCGCCACCCGCTGCAAGCCGTCGGGAACCCCAAGGATGTCGCCCGCCTCGCCGCATTCCTGCTCTCCGACGAATCCGCCTTCATCACCGGCCAGATCCTCCGCCCCGATGGCGGCCTGTCCTCCATACGCACCTTCTGA
- a CDS encoding MATE family efflux transporter, whose translation MTIEAQERGGEIRLAGKLGEMTLPKQVLTLAFWPLLEQILAFFVGMTDIVIAGRMADGAERVAILDAMSLGGYVGWFIYIFQGAVATGVMALVSRATGARDPKLGALALGQGLWLGFIAGLAAFFILQIGLSPLIHWMGLSPEASSQAERYIRVFAWCGPLAGAMFAVNAALRGSGDTRTPFLAMVVVNLVNVAVSVLLVFGPAPFGGHGVEGIALGTVVGWGVGLVTVVLILALKRNEGLRWTREGLGFHGETMLRIWRVGVPQAVEIAGMWVIHSYGLRVISNLGEKGALGAHFIAVRLESMSFLPGFAIAAAAAALTGQYLGAGAPGMAVKAVRFSWKLAVALMVSMGLCFVLGREWLIGLMAPGSGLHERLAGPLLVVCAFTQPFFATCIILKTTMRGAGATKLVMRWAFGSMIFYRVGVLWVLSQLGWISLTGVWIVLGLDLVTQAVVFSRLHFKGKWLEAKV comes from the coding sequence ATGACAATCGAGGCGCAGGAGCGCGGGGGGGAGATACGACTTGCAGGGAAACTGGGGGAGATGACCCTGCCGAAGCAGGTGCTGACCCTTGCATTCTGGCCGCTGCTGGAGCAGATCCTCGCATTCTTTGTGGGGATGACGGACATCGTCATCGCCGGGCGCATGGCTGATGGAGCGGAGCGCGTGGCGATCCTCGATGCGATGAGCCTTGGCGGCTACGTGGGATGGTTCATCTATATTTTCCAAGGAGCGGTGGCGACCGGTGTGATGGCATTGGTTTCCAGGGCGACGGGTGCCCGCGACCCCAAGCTCGGCGCGCTGGCGCTGGGGCAGGGGCTGTGGCTTGGATTCATCGCCGGGCTGGCGGCTTTCTTCATCCTCCAGATCGGCCTTTCCCCCCTGATCCATTGGATGGGTCTGAGCCCCGAGGCATCCTCACAGGCTGAGCGATACATCCGTGTCTTCGCGTGGTGCGGGCCGCTGGCGGGGGCGATGTTCGCGGTGAACGCCGCGCTTCGCGGATCGGGCGATACGAGGACGCCTTTCCTGGCGATGGTGGTGGTGAACCTTGTCAACGTCGCGGTCAGCGTCCTGCTGGTATTCGGGCCGGCTCCCTTCGGCGGGCACGGGGTGGAGGGCATCGCGCTGGGAACGGTGGTCGGCTGGGGCGTGGGGCTTGTGACCGTGGTGCTGATCCTGGCGCTGAAGCGCAACGAGGGCCTGCGCTGGACCCGAGAGGGGCTGGGCTTCCACGGGGAAACGATGCTTCGGATCTGGCGGGTCGGGGTGCCGCAGGCGGTGGAGATCGCCGGCATGTGGGTGATCCATTCCTATGGGCTGCGGGTGATCTCAAACCTCGGGGAGAAGGGCGCGCTGGGGGCGCATTTCATCGCCGTGCGCCTGGAGTCGATGAGTTTCTTGCCCGGCTTCGCGATTGCGGCGGCGGCTGCTGCTCTGACCGGCCAATACCTCGGCGCGGGTGCCCCGGGGATGGCGGTCAAGGCTGTCCGGTTTTCCTGGAAGCTGGCGGTTGCGCTGATGGTGTCCATGGGACTCTGCTTTGTCCTGGGCAGGGAGTGGCTCATCGGCCTGATGGCTCCCGGCAGCGGCTTGCATGAGCGGTTGGCGGGTCCCCTGCTTGTCGTTTGCGCGTTCACCCAGCCGTTTTTCGCCACCTGCATCATCCTGAAAACGACGATGCGCGGGGCGGGAGCGACCAAGCTGGTGATGCGCTGGGCGTTCGGCAGCATGATCTTTTACCGGGTAGGAGTGCTGTGGGTGCTATCGCAGCTCGGCTGGATTTCGCTGACCGGGGTTTGGATCGTCCTGGGGCTGGATCTCGTTACGCAGGCTGTCGTTTTCTCCCGGTTGCATTTCAAGGGGAAATGGCTGGAGGCGAAGGTGTGA
- a CDS encoding flavin reductase, translating to MKTITSADIDAMDKLARVQFANSLPGPKPISLIGSICADGRTNLAPYSTVTHLGSNPALIGLVSRPDLVERHTLSNILATKSYTINHVHADILGKAHACSARYPRDVSEFHATGLTAHFEQDIAAPFVSESRLRYALELVGTVPIEANGTVLIIGKVLLVQLPENTLGEDGSIDLTCLGSLASTALDTYFQLTSPTRLPYAKAKPGDA from the coding sequence ATGAAAACCATCACGAGCGCCGACATCGATGCCATGGACAAGCTCGCGCGCGTCCAATTCGCCAACTCCCTTCCCGGCCCGAAACCCATCTCGTTGATCGGCTCCATCTGTGCCGACGGGCGGACCAACCTCGCGCCTTATTCCACCGTCACCCACCTCGGATCGAACCCCGCCCTCATTGGCCTGGTATCGCGCCCGGATCTTGTGGAAAGGCATACGCTATCCAACATCCTCGCCACGAAATCCTACACCATCAACCACGTCCACGCGGACATCCTCGGCAAGGCGCACGCCTGCTCCGCCCGCTATCCGCGCGATGTCTCGGAGTTCCACGCCACCGGCCTGACAGCCCATTTCGAGCAAGACATCGCAGCACCATTCGTCTCGGAGTCGCGGCTTCGCTATGCCCTGGAGCTTGTCGGCACGGTTCCCATCGAGGCGAACGGAACCGTCCTCATCATCGGGAAAGTCCTCCTCGTCCAGCTTCCGGAAAACACCCTCGGCGAAGACGGCTCCATCGATCTCACCTGCCTCGGATCGCTCGCATCCACCGCGCTCGACACCTATTTCCAGCTCACCTCGCCCACTCGGCTACCATATGCCAAGGCCAAGCCGGGCGACGCCTGA
- a CDS encoding gamma carbonic anhydrase family protein has protein sequence MAIEPYEGQFPSISPTAFIAASADLIGDVEIRDEASVWYNATLRGDINRIRIGPRSNIQDNAVIHLSDDYGCHVGELVTIGHSAILHACMVKDEVLVGMGAIILDGAEIGERSIIGAGALVTGGSIIPPGSLVLGSPAKVVRTLSPEEQSKVKGWALKYVVQSRKFLAR, from the coding sequence ATGGCCATCGAACCCTACGAAGGACAATTCCCCAGCATCAGCCCGACGGCATTCATCGCCGCCAGCGCGGATCTGATCGGCGATGTGGAAATCCGCGATGAGGCCAGCGTATGGTACAACGCGACGCTGCGCGGAGATATCAACCGCATCCGCATCGGCCCGCGCTCGAACATCCAGGACAACGCCGTCATCCACCTCTCCGATGATTACGGATGCCATGTCGGGGAGCTGGTGACCATAGGCCACTCCGCCATACTCCACGCCTGCATGGTAAAGGACGAGGTGCTTGTCGGCATGGGTGCCATCATCCTCGACGGCGCGGAGATCGGCGAGCGCTCCATCATCGGCGCGGGGGCGCTCGTCACAGGCGGCAGCATCATCCCCCCGGGATCGCTCGTCCTCGGCTCCCCCGCAAAGGTCGTGCGCACCCTTTCCCCGGAGGAGCAGTCAAAGGTCAAGGGCTGGGCGCTGAAATACGTCGTCCAGTCGCGCAAATTCCTCGCCCGCTGA
- a CDS encoding rhodanese-like domain-containing protein, whose protein sequence is MNFLLAAVCAASVSCSEVAPAPPTSVGEPKAKPVKMPPTNRKLGSSRGIALDEFFALQQAGAALVYDVRVAYFYAKDHIPGAVNWPYTEYDAQVQKRDLEIQRALNDGKKVVLYCFNSGCPEARNVAKKLARRDYDILVFGAGIDTWREAGLPVETGKTAE, encoded by the coding sequence GTGAATTTTTTGCTCGCTGCGGTTTGCGCGGCCTCCGTTTCGTGCTCGGAAGTTGCGCCGGCTCCGCCGACGTCGGTTGGCGAGCCTAAGGCCAAGCCGGTGAAAATGCCGCCGACGAACCGCAAGCTCGGCAGCTCGAGGGGAATTGCCCTTGACGAGTTTTTCGCGCTCCAGCAAGCCGGCGCCGCCCTGGTCTACGATGTCCGCGTCGCATACTTCTATGCCAAGGATCACATCCCCGGGGCGGTGAACTGGCCTTACACCGAGTATGATGCCCAGGTGCAGAAACGCGACCTCGAGATCCAGCGAGCCCTGAACGATGGCAAGAAGGTCGTCTTGTATTGCTTCAACAGCGGCTGTCCGGAAGCACGCAACGTAGCGAAAAAATTGGCGCGCCGCGATTACGACATCCTGGTTTTCGGTGCGGGCATCGACACCTGGAGGGAGGCAGGGCTGCCTGTGGAAACGGGCAAGACCGCTGAGTGA
- the folK gene encoding 2-amino-4-hydroxy-6-hydroxymethyldihydropteridine diphosphokinase: MPLVAIALGSNLGDREANIAAAISSLRSLACPERPFLVASIHDTEPDGCPAGSPRFLNTAVAFDYSGGDPLELLARTQAIERELGREPSPVRNAPRVIDIDILTFGGMTLDHPALTLPHPRIAERTFVHLPLREIVPDS, from the coding sequence GTGCCGCTCGTAGCCATCGCCCTAGGCTCCAACCTCGGTGACCGTGAGGCGAACATCGCCGCGGCCATATCCAGCCTCCGCAGCCTGGCCTGTCCGGAGCGGCCATTTCTGGTGGCATCCATCCACGACACGGAGCCGGATGGCTGCCCGGCCGGCTCCCCGCGATTCCTCAACACCGCCGTTGCCTTCGATTACTCCGGCGGGGATCCCCTGGAGCTCCTGGCCCGGACACAGGCCATCGAAAGGGAATTGGGGCGCGAGCCTTCGCCAGTGCGCAACGCCCCGCGCGTGATCGACATCGACATTCTCACCTTCGGCGGCATGACCCTGGATCACCCCGCGCTCACTCTCCCCCACCCGCGCATCGCCGAACGAACTTTCGTGCATCTGCCGCTGCGGGAAATCGTGCCGGACTCCTGA
- a CDS encoding trypsin-like peptidase domain-containing protein, whose protein sequence is MNRYAYALAITISLFLTANVRGQGGSSGLYRSVLRIEVATQTPDYQTPWNSGRFGGGIGTGFLIGKNQIMTNAHVVSNHQRILVTIHGSPEKYPAKVDFIAHDCDLAIISLEDFSDFEDFPIFSLGEVPVLESQVTVIGYPVGGERISVTKGIVSRIDFQPYSHSRSDSHLVVQIDAAINPGNSGGPVLQDGKVVGVAFQGLRQADNTGYIIPTPVVKRFLKDIADGRYDHYADLGLSTFPLHNPAMRKALGLPNSGEGVLVTNVVPTSTVDGIMETGDILISLDGKTVDSDGKVLFDGEKVDLNEIVERKFSGDKLAVRFRRDGGWNDVEITLKPLPPSRMYSIQYEKKPRYVVFAGLVFQPLDTNLFATSKFTDITVRRLYSDYVSKGIFQEKKDIVMLTQIQPDPVTSQVDDFSGLAVDKIDGVAVRDLSHAHGLLYAEKPPEFHVIELYGARRPLIIPSAKVAEANLRVQENYGISKLYNLED, encoded by the coding sequence ATGAACCGCTACGCATACGCCCTGGCCATTACGATCAGCCTGTTTCTAACAGCCAACGTCCGGGGGCAGGGTGGCTCGTCCGGCCTCTACCGCTCCGTCCTCCGGATCGAGGTGGCAACACAGACACCGGACTACCAGACTCCATGGAATTCGGGGCGTTTCGGCGGGGGCATAGGCACCGGCTTCCTGATCGGGAAAAACCAGATCATGACCAACGCGCACGTCGTCTCAAATCACCAGCGCATCCTCGTGACGATTCACGGCTCACCGGAAAAATACCCGGCCAAGGTGGATTTCATCGCGCACGACTGTGACCTTGCGATCATCTCGCTGGAGGATTTCTCGGACTTTGAGGATTTTCCCATTTTTTCCCTCGGAGAAGTGCCCGTGCTGGAGTCCCAGGTCACGGTCATCGGCTATCCCGTCGGTGGCGAGCGCATCTCCGTCACCAAGGGAATTGTCTCCCGGATCGACTTCCAGCCCTATTCCCACAGCCGCTCGGACTCCCACCTTGTTGTCCAGATCGACGCGGCGATCAACCCCGGCAACTCCGGCGGCCCAGTGCTGCAGGATGGGAAAGTCGTGGGAGTGGCGTTCCAAGGGCTGCGGCAGGCGGACAACACCGGCTACATCATACCCACGCCCGTGGTGAAACGTTTCCTGAAGGACATCGCGGACGGCAGATACGACCATTACGCGGATCTTGGCCTGAGCACCTTCCCCCTGCACAACCCGGCGATGCGCAAAGCCCTCGGCCTGCCCAACAGCGGCGAAGGCGTCCTGGTCACCAACGTGGTGCCCACCAGCACAGTGGACGGCATCATGGAAACGGGTGACATCCTCATTTCGCTCGATGGCAAGACCGTGGACAGCGATGGGAAAGTCCTCTTCGATGGCGAGAAAGTGGATCTCAACGAGATCGTCGAGCGGAAATTCAGCGGAGACAAGCTCGCCGTCCGCTTCCGCCGCGATGGCGGCTGGAACGACGTGGAGATTACGCTCAAGCCCCTTCCGCCATCCAGGATGTATTCCATCCAGTATGAGAAAAAACCCCGCTACGTCGTCTTTGCAGGGCTTGTGTTCCAGCCACTGGATACGAACCTCTTCGCCACCTCGAAGTTCACGGACATCACCGTCCGGCGCCTCTACTCGGACTATGTTTCCAAAGGGATATTCCAGGAAAAGAAAGACATCGTCATGCTCACCCAGATCCAGCCGGATCCCGTCACCTCGCAGGTCGATGATTTCAGCGGGCTGGCCGTGGACAAGATCGATGGCGTGGCCGTGCGCGATCTCAGCCACGCCCACGGGCTGCTGTATGCGGAGAAGCCCCCGGAATTCCATGTCATCGAGCTCTATGGTGCGCGCCGGCCACTCATCATTCCCTCCGCAAAGGTAGCCGAGGCGAATCTCCGTGTGCAGGAAAACTACGGCATCAGCAAGCTCTACAACCTGGAGGACTGA